Proteins from one Deinococcus sp. AB2017081 genomic window:
- a CDS encoding permease prefix domain 1-containing protein has translation MSGVERYLKRATRGLWGQQKREAVTELRGAIEDKMYRHRLCGLSEAEAEQAALRDLGSPAAIARELSMVHSGPQVMRTTLLLGVAGLLGFQALAQVNVVRAIPDPRWTVNCRFDDAYLASLPPDTAAATRTQLAQPGGRERLVAQCKADAAASIGNQLLRLADVWAAFRASGVTVQQFPGSAGLYNIAFTATDAPRLLDLSQSVQVVGGEKYVDTLSFMTLLADRTDVPLQITGTVNPTLTVGPASLRLGTGTAPVRASDVYAGALFRQFELQLGGELGFLLLDSSHLAKSSTFRAVLPEGTHVAVLDNEQFVCAACASGTPRHMVSVQVARDSRVATNVSQESGVPGGRPVMVGTLKEFKAVTAAGRRALLAYRLNSADLRHVLGDPLPATPLDFPTAAGGK, from the coding sequence ATGAGCGGGGTCGAGCGGTATCTGAAGCGGGCCACCCGTGGCCTGTGGGGCCAGCAGAAACGCGAAGCCGTGACGGAACTGCGCGGTGCGATCGAGGACAAGATGTACCGCCACCGGCTGTGTGGGCTGAGCGAGGCCGAGGCGGAACAGGCCGCATTGCGTGACCTGGGGAGTCCTGCCGCCATCGCCCGCGAGCTGAGCATGGTGCATAGCGGGCCGCAGGTGATGCGGACGACGCTGCTGCTGGGCGTCGCAGGGCTGCTCGGCTTTCAGGCGCTGGCACAGGTCAACGTGGTGCGGGCGATTCCCGACCCCCGCTGGACGGTCAACTGCCGGTTCGATGACGCGTATCTCGCGAGCCTGCCACCCGACACTGCGGCCGCGACGCGCACGCAGCTCGCCCAGCCGGGCGGACGTGAGCGGCTCGTCGCTCAATGCAAAGCCGACGCGGCCGCCTCTATCGGCAACCAGCTGCTGAGACTCGCGGACGTGTGGGCGGCCTTTCGGGCGAGCGGCGTGACCGTGCAGCAGTTTCCCGGCAGCGCCGGGCTGTACAACATCGCGTTTACCGCGACGGACGCGCCGCGCCTGCTTGACCTGAGCCAGAGCGTGCAGGTCGTTGGCGGCGAGAAGTACGTGGACACCCTGTCGTTCATGACCCTGCTCGCCGACCGGACGGACGTGCCCCTGCAGATCACCGGCACCGTGAACCCCACCTTGACGGTGGGCCCCGCCAGCCTGCGCCTAGGCACGGGGACTGCGCCTGTGCGGGCCAGCGACGTGTACGCAGGCGCACTGTTCAGACAGTTCGAGCTCCAGCTCGGCGGGGAATTGGGCTTTTTGCTCCTGGACTCCAGTCACCTCGCAAAGTCTTCGACATTCCGTGCGGTTCTGCCCGAAGGTACGCACGTCGCAGTGCTCGACAACGAACAGTTCGTGTGTGCCGCCTGCGCCTCAGGAACGCCGCGCCACATGGTCTCCGTACAGGTCGCCCGCGATAGCCGGGTAGCGACCAACGTCTCGCAGGAATCCGGTGTGCCCGGTGGTCGCCCGGTCATGGTAGGCACACTGAAGGAGTTCAAAGCCGTCACAGCTGCCGGCCGCCGCGCCTTGCTGGCATACCGCCTGAACAGCGCCGACCTCCGTCACGTGCTCGGTGATCCGCTGCCCGCCACGCCGCTGGACTTCCCCACAGCCGCAGGAGGCAAGTGA
- a CDS encoding PadR family transcriptional regulator — translation MDAQQLKGHLDLLLLATLDQGPRYGGQIIADVQAATDGYFALREGTLYPALHRLEKQGFITGDFQVLPRGGSPVKVYTLTPSGKQELRAQRERYERFTGAVRGILGGGA, via the coding sequence ATGGATGCCCAGCAGCTCAAAGGCCACCTCGACCTCCTCCTCCTCGCCACCCTCGACCAGGGCCCCCGCTACGGCGGCCAGATCATCGCCGACGTGCAGGCCGCCACGGACGGCTACTTCGCCCTGCGCGAGGGCACCCTCTACCCCGCCCTGCACCGCCTGGAGAAACAGGGCTTCATCACCGGCGACTTCCAGGTGCTGCCCCGCGGCGGCAGCCCCGTCAAGGTCTACACCCTGACCCCCAGTGGCAAGCAGGAGCTCAGGGCACAGCGCGAACGCTACGAACGCTTCACCGGCGCGGTGCGCGGCATCCTCGGCGGTGGGGCATGA
- a CDS encoding antibiotic biosynthesis monooxygenase family protein, giving the protein MASHVHYVEGRGDDALATLRRFLTTLPRQPGFVSAELLWSEEQPGLYLVMSRWDRPASGLDVPDGVRGWAFETVDER; this is encoded by the coding sequence ATGGCTTCACACGTGCACTACGTCGAGGGACGGGGCGACGACGCCCTGGCGACCCTGCGCCGCTTCCTGACCACCCTGCCCCGCCAGCCGGGCTTCGTGAGCGCCGAACTGCTGTGGTCGGAGGAGCAGCCGGGCCTGTACCTCGTGATGAGCCGCTGGGATCGTCCGGCGTCCGGCCTGGACGTGCCGGACGGTGTGCGCGGCTGGGCCTTCGAGACCGTGGACGAGCGCTGA
- a CDS encoding M23 family metallopeptidase encodes MRPIPVESPRTGLDIRPMEQSCPRGGARRSRRAWAVLAVALCWTVAGADSTYRVRPGDTLSGIAVRSGVSVAAIRAANARLRTSTVVQAGWVLTIPDGRLEATTHTVTAGQNLTVIARKYGITVTQLTAANPRYRGGRPVWAGAVLTIPARTAHGGSTPSASAAPRVAVRTASTARPTGGWTWPVSGYHTVSSGFGERTLEGQDETHYGVDIVAPVGTPVRAARSGRVLESRPDFERGWGWTVVLEHPDGWITRYAHLSANLVKAGELVVQGQPVGRVGNTGRSTGPHLHFGTYLRWDPRDPMTLY; translated from the coding sequence GTGAGACCGATTCCGGTGGAAAGCCCACGCACCGGGCTGGACATCCGACCGATGGAACAGAGCTGTCCGCGTGGTGGAGCAAGGAGGAGCCGCCGGGCGTGGGCGGTGCTGGCCGTGGCACTGTGCTGGACGGTCGCGGGGGCGGACAGCACATACCGGGTGCGCCCCGGAGACACCCTGAGTGGCATCGCCGTGCGCAGCGGGGTCAGCGTGGCCGCCATCCGGGCCGCGAATGCCCGGCTGCGCACCTCGACCGTCGTGCAGGCCGGGTGGGTGCTGACCATCCCGGACGGCCGGCTCGAGGCCACCACCCATACGGTCACCGCCGGCCAGAACCTCACGGTGATCGCCCGCAAGTACGGCATCACCGTGACGCAGCTGACCGCCGCCAATCCGCGCTACCGGGGCGGCAGACCCGTGTGGGCGGGTGCCGTGCTGACCATTCCGGCCCGCACGGCGCACGGTGGGAGCACGCCCTCTGCCAGCGCCGCGCCACGCGTGGCAGTCCGCACGGCCAGTACCGCGCGGCCCACCGGCGGCTGGACCTGGCCGGTCAGCGGCTACCACACCGTCAGCAGCGGCTTCGGCGAGCGCACCCTGGAGGGCCAGGACGAGACCCATTACGGCGTGGACATCGTGGCTCCGGTGGGTACGCCGGTGCGGGCCGCCCGATCCGGCCGGGTGCTGGAATCCCGCCCGGACTTCGAACGCGGCTGGGGCTGGACCGTCGTGCTGGAGCATCCGGACGGCTGGATCACGCGCTACGCCCACCTGAGCGCCAATCTGGTGAAAGCGGGCGAGCTGGTCGTCCAGGGGCAGCCGGTGGGGCGGGTCGGCAATACGGGGCGCAGCACGGGGCCGCACCTGCATTTCGGCACCTACCTGCGCTGGGATCCCAGGGATCCGATGACGCTGTACTGA
- the truA gene encoding tRNA pseudouridine(38-40) synthase TruA gives MTTDRPVYAPPDGHRRLRLTVAWDGTPYAGWQSQPDTVTVQDTLHAAFERLTPGAFRAVAAGRTDAGVHAEAMPVHVDVPADFRVPAPKLARALNAHLPPSVAVLDAADAPPGFHARFSCTQRRYIYRVLAAPQRHPLWHGRALHVPQRLDAAAMNASAAHLTGTHDFAAFATREERDTLRELHALHVVPGSLIWEIHVHGESFLRHMVRGLVGTLLLVGQGRVGPDGVRAILRSGDRAQAGANVPAHGLYFAGAEYAGFGKTGAASTT, from the coding sequence GTGACCACCGACCGCCCCGTGTACGCGCCGCCCGACGGCCACCGGCGACTGCGCTTGACCGTGGCGTGGGACGGCACGCCCTACGCCGGATGGCAGTCCCAGCCGGACACTGTGACCGTGCAGGACACGCTGCACGCGGCGTTCGAGCGCCTGACCCCCGGCGCGTTCCGCGCCGTCGCGGCCGGGCGCACCGATGCGGGTGTCCACGCCGAGGCGATGCCGGTTCATGTGGACGTGCCCGCCGATTTCCGCGTGCCGGCCCCGAAGCTCGCCCGCGCCCTGAACGCGCACCTGCCGCCCAGTGTGGCCGTGCTGGACGCCGCCGACGCGCCGCCCGGCTTCCACGCCCGGTTCTCCTGTACGCAGCGCCGATACATATACCGCGTGCTGGCGGCCCCGCAGCGCCACCCGCTGTGGCATGGTCGCGCCCTGCACGTGCCGCAGCGTCTGGACGCCGCCGCCATGAACGCCAGCGCCGCGCACCTGACCGGCACGCACGACTTCGCCGCCTTCGCCACCCGGGAGGAGCGGGACACCCTGCGGGAACTGCACGCCCTGCACGTCGTCCCCGGTTCCCTGATCTGGGAGATCCACGTGCACGGCGAGAGCTTCCTGCGCCACATGGTGCGTGGGCTGGTCGGCACGCTGCTGCTGGTGGGGCAGGGGAGAGTGGGGCCAGACGGTGTCCGGGCGATCCTGCGCTCCGGCGACCGTGCCCAGGCCGGGGCGAACGTGCCCGCGCACGGCCTGTACTTCGCGGGGGCGGAGTACGCGGGGTTTGGGAAGACCGGGGCGGCCAGCACGACGTAG
- a CDS encoding acyl-CoA dehydrogenase family protein, translating to MDFQLPEDLRDVQATIRDFMLGRVEPRAHEIEETNRVPPELLAEAASLGLFGLSIPEEYGGVGLGALGRCAAYEALGMGHMGFGGVISAHASIGTSGLVKLGNDEQKRRFLPRMATGECVAGFAITEPSSGSDAANIRTRAEKRGDTYVLNGTKHYISNAPIAGLLTVIAITDPTRGTKGMSAFLVEPQTTPGVSIGKIDEKMGQKGALSAEVIFQDAEIPAANLLGPEHLGYREALGILTNGRVGIAARSTGAMQRLLDLSVAHAKTREQFGQPIAEFQAVQFMLAEMEIATVTSRVLWQKVAWMVDQGQDVRRMASVAKYHATEMLSQVADKAVQVAGGMGYMKDSPVERYYRDQRLLRIYEGTSEIQKIIIAGDLLR from the coding sequence ATGGATTTCCAGCTGCCTGAAGACCTGCGCGACGTGCAGGCGACCATCCGCGACTTCATGCTGGGCCGCGTGGAGCCCCGTGCCCACGAGATCGAGGAGACGAACCGCGTGCCGCCGGAACTGCTCGCCGAGGCCGCCAGCCTGGGCCTGTTCGGCCTGAGCATCCCCGAGGAGTACGGCGGCGTGGGCCTGGGAGCACTGGGCCGCTGCGCCGCCTACGAGGCGCTGGGCATGGGCCACATGGGCTTCGGTGGGGTCATCAGTGCCCACGCGAGCATCGGCACCAGCGGTCTGGTCAAACTCGGGAACGACGAGCAGAAGCGGCGTTTCCTGCCGCGCATGGCCACGGGCGAGTGCGTTGCGGGCTTCGCCATCACCGAGCCCAGTTCCGGCAGCGACGCCGCGAACATCCGCACCAGAGCCGAGAAACGTGGCGACACCTACGTCCTGAACGGCACCAAGCACTACATCAGCAACGCGCCCATCGCCGGACTGCTCACCGTCATCGCCATCACCGACCCCACACGGGGCACGAAGGGCATGAGCGCCTTCCTGGTCGAGCCGCAGACCACGCCCGGCGTGAGCATCGGCAAGATCGACGAGAAGATGGGCCAGAAGGGCGCCCTGAGCGCCGAGGTGATCTTCCAGGACGCCGAGATCCCGGCCGCGAACCTGCTGGGGCCGGAGCACCTGGGCTACCGCGAGGCGCTGGGCATCCTGACCAACGGCCGGGTGGGCATCGCGGCCCGCAGCACCGGGGCCATGCAGCGCCTGCTGGATCTGAGCGTGGCGCATGCCAAGACCCGCGAGCAGTTCGGGCAGCCCATCGCGGAGTTCCAGGCCGTGCAGTTCATGCTGGCCGAGATGGAGATCGCCACAGTGACCAGCCGCGTGCTGTGGCAGAAAGTCGCGTGGATGGTCGATCAGGGCCAGGACGTGCGCCGCATGGCGAGTGTGGCCAAGTACCACGCCACGGAGATGCTCTCGCAGGTCGCCGACAAGGCCGTGCAGGTCGCGGGGGGCATGGGCTACATGAAGGACAGCCCCGTGGAGCGTTACTACCGCGACCAGCGGCTGCTCAGGATCTACGAGGGCACCTCTGAGATCCAGAAGATCATCATCGCGGGCGACCTGCTGCGCTGA
- a CDS encoding AfsR/SARP family transcriptional regulator yields the protein MTTTPTPPPPALLLRSLGQPDVLVNGRRVVWPARSAEELLWFLHAHPEGAHRHVLLDALWGLEDTPAAANRFRVALHRLRTTLGRPDAVTEHQGRYHLHPDVVAASDTAALHRALTASRASGNIQEREALLRQALASAGGEYLPHLTGDWVEAARSAHRAALVEANLTLSLLHCEARECPLAAQALLRAAETDPLIGEDQHQRLMACLATTRGKYAAIEHYRRYRAYLANELGDTPMPDTVAFAERLKHGEQPCAHAAFVPEGQPGTPPPPGR from the coding sequence ATGACGACCACCCCCACCCCGCCCCCACCGGCCCTGCTGCTGCGTTCCCTGGGCCAGCCCGATGTGCTCGTGAACGGCCGGCGGGTCGTCTGGCCGGCCCGCAGCGCCGAGGAACTGCTGTGGTTCCTGCACGCCCACCCGGAGGGCGCACACCGCCACGTCCTGCTCGACGCCCTGTGGGGTCTGGAGGACACCCCGGCCGCCGCCAACCGCTTCCGGGTGGCGCTGCACCGCCTGCGCACCACACTGGGTCGCCCGGACGCGGTCACCGAGCACCAGGGCCGCTACCACCTGCACCCGGACGTGGTGGCCGCCAGCGACACCGCTGCCCTGCACCGCGCGCTCACGGCGTCGCGGGCATCGGGCAACATCCAGGAGCGGGAGGCGCTGTTGCGTCAGGCACTCGCCAGTGCGGGGGGCGAGTATCTGCCCCACCTGACCGGCGACTGGGTCGAGGCGGCCCGCAGTGCCCACCGCGCCGCCCTGGTCGAGGCGAACCTGACGCTCTCGCTGCTGCACTGCGAGGCGCGGGAATGTCCCCTGGCCGCCCAGGCCCTGCTGCGGGCCGCCGAGACCGATCCCCTGATCGGCGAGGATCAGCACCAGCGGCTGATGGCCTGCCTGGCCACCACGCGCGGGAAGTACGCCGCGATCGAGCATTACCGCCGCTACCGCGCGTACCTGGCGAACGAACTCGGGGACACGCCCATGCCCGATACCGTGGCGTTCGCCGAGCGGCTCAAGCACGGCGAGCAGCCCTGCGCGCACGCGGCCTTCGTGCCCGAGGGTCAGCCCGGCACGCCGCCGCCGCCCGGCCGCTGA
- a CDS encoding CBS domain-containing protein, which translates to MLVHELMTAPPVTAPPSLPLPDAAHLMRSRGIRRLPVVDGSVLVGILTDRDVREALPSRLSTLSPWEATTRLAAVSVADVMRRSVLTTTPEADARDAAGTMLSHRVGALPVIDDSGHVIGVLSVTDVLRDYARPPEVSA; encoded by the coding sequence ATGCTCGTACACGAACTCATGACGGCTCCACCGGTCACCGCGCCCCCCTCGTTGCCCCTGCCGGACGCCGCCCACCTGATGCGCTCGCGCGGGATCCGCCGCCTGCCGGTCGTCGACGGCAGCGTTCTGGTCGGCATCCTGACCGACCGGGACGTGCGCGAGGCGCTGCCCAGCCGCCTGAGCACCCTGTCACCGTGGGAGGCGACCACGCGGCTCGCGGCGGTCAGTGTGGCGGACGTCATGCGCCGCTCGGTGCTGACCACGACTCCCGAGGCAGACGCCCGCGACGCGGCCGGCACCATGCTCTCGCACCGCGTGGGGGCCCTGCCGGTCATCGATGACAGCGGGCACGTGATCGGCGTGCTCAGCGTGACGGACGTCCTGCGCGATTACGCCCGCCCGCCCGAGGTGAGCGCGTGA
- a CDS encoding cytochrome C oxidase subunit II, producing the protein MAPPPSPAASGLDHRTLETWETIWGGLSLVLVWLLFVGVIASMISGTFPQLSGGGHAAVGRGRIDPAQLEVTPFARPGLVRTAQGLELYIVARSFTFTPAVVHVPADTPITVHVTSVDVVHGFQVTGTTINDEILPGHVASFTVTFRHPGAQDVICNEYCGAGHHTMMTRFIVDPKEN; encoded by the coding sequence ATGGCCCCGCCGCCTTCCCCGGCCGCGTCGGGCCTCGACCACCGCACCCTGGAGACCTGGGAGACGATCTGGGGCGGGCTGTCGCTGGTGCTGGTCTGGCTGCTGTTCGTGGGCGTGATCGCCAGCATGATCAGCGGCACCTTCCCGCAGCTTTCCGGTGGCGGACACGCAGCGGTGGGTCGCGGCCGCATCGATCCTGCGCAGCTGGAGGTCACGCCGTTTGCCCGTCCGGGGCTCGTGCGAACCGCCCAGGGCCTGGAGCTGTACATCGTCGCGCGGTCGTTCACGTTCACGCCGGCCGTGGTGCACGTGCCCGCCGACACGCCCATCACCGTCCACGTCACCTCGGTGGATGTCGTGCACGGCTTCCAGGTCACGGGCACGACCATCAATGACGAGATCCTGCCCGGCCACGTCGCCAGCTTCACCGTCACCTTCCGTCATCCCGGCGCGCAGGACGTGATCTGCAACGAGTACTGCGGGGCCGGCCACCACACCATGATGACCCGCTTCATCGTCGACCCGAAGGAGAACTGA
- a CDS encoding cbb3-type cytochrome c oxidase subunit I — translation MTTLPALPAPGTPSGLDTASLTGLKRVAQYYVVTAFLALLIGVLIGPLQALNYAGIDAYPAVARIPLLRNIIGSYYQGLTLHGVLNALVFTHFFTSGWLLYLPLRALDVRPSLNFAWFTYWMMLVGLLTAAVPLLRNDATVLYTFYPPMEASPVFYIGAAVMVAASLLVAGQVILAWIGWKRTHPGQVTPVVAYMGVATWLMWVIAALGLVTEVVGLLIPWSLGLTAGVDPLLARTLFWWTGHPIVYFWLLPAYVSWYAFLPRQAGGRLASEGLARLAFALFLVFSVPVGLHHQYADPNISSAWKTIHMFLTFLVAVPSLLTAFSVAAALEDAAHARGGRGVLGWVRFLNWRDASMTGQVLAMVSFIFGGAGGIVNASYAFAPIVHNTAWIPGHFHITVGTATTLSFMAITFWLVPHLTGKRLQSPRLALPSVWLWFAGMMLFAVGMHWQGLAGVPRRSHLSAASQGVYDAMQIAVPRALTGISGVVLLIAALLYFWVLLRTLLSPRMDDPEATAIPTSDAISPSSPTLAGASALVRRTEPLLALAGAALLLTLLVYLPVIGPMIAAYQAVPGHRLW, via the coding sequence GTGACCACCCTTCCAGCCCTCCCTGCGCCGGGCACGCCGTCCGGCCTGGACACGGCGTCCCTGACCGGCCTCAAGCGCGTGGCCCAGTACTACGTCGTCACGGCCTTCCTGGCACTGCTGATCGGCGTCCTGATCGGGCCGCTCCAGGCGCTGAACTACGCCGGCATCGACGCGTACCCGGCCGTCGCCCGGATTCCGCTGCTGCGCAACATCATCGGCTCGTACTACCAGGGCCTCACGCTGCACGGCGTGCTAAATGCGCTGGTCTTCACGCATTTCTTCACGTCCGGGTGGCTGCTGTACCTGCCGCTGCGTGCCCTAGACGTGCGCCCCAGTCTGAACTTCGCGTGGTTCACGTACTGGATGATGCTCGTGGGCCTCCTCACCGCCGCCGTGCCGCTCCTGAGGAACGACGCGACGGTGCTGTACACCTTCTACCCGCCCATGGAGGCCAGTCCGGTGTTCTACATCGGTGCGGCCGTCATGGTCGCCGCGAGCCTGCTGGTCGCCGGACAGGTGATCCTCGCCTGGATCGGCTGGAAACGGACGCATCCCGGGCAGGTCACGCCGGTCGTGGCCTACATGGGGGTCGCCACGTGGCTGATGTGGGTGATTGCCGCGCTGGGGCTGGTGACCGAGGTCGTGGGGCTGCTGATCCCGTGGTCGCTGGGTCTGACCGCCGGCGTCGATCCGCTGCTGGCCCGCACGCTGTTCTGGTGGACGGGCCATCCCATCGTGTACTTCTGGCTGCTGCCTGCATACGTGTCGTGGTACGCCTTCCTGCCGCGTCAGGCCGGCGGCCGTCTGGCCTCCGAGGGGCTGGCCCGGCTGGCCTTCGCGCTGTTCCTGGTCTTCAGCGTGCCGGTGGGCCTGCACCACCAGTACGCCGATCCGAACATCAGCAGCGCGTGGAAGACCATCCACATGTTCCTGACCTTTCTGGTGGCCGTGCCCAGCCTGCTCACGGCCTTCAGTGTCGCCGCCGCGCTGGAGGACGCGGCCCACGCCCGTGGCGGCCGGGGCGTGCTGGGCTGGGTGCGTTTCCTGAACTGGCGCGACGCCTCCATGACCGGGCAGGTGCTTGCCATGGTCAGCTTCATCTTCGGCGGCGCGGGTGGCATCGTGAACGCCAGCTACGCCTTCGCGCCCATCGTCCACAACACCGCGTGGATCCCCGGGCACTTCCACATCACGGTCGGCACGGCCACCACCCTGAGCTTCATGGCGATCACGTTCTGGCTCGTGCCGCACCTGACGGGCAAGCGGCTCCAGTCACCGCGCCTCGCGCTCCCCAGTGTGTGGCTGTGGTTCGCCGGCATGATGCTCTTCGCTGTCGGCATGCACTGGCAGGGCCTCGCGGGGGTGCCCCGCCGCAGTCACCTGAGCGCCGCCTCGCAGGGCGTGTACGACGCCATGCAGATCGCCGTGCCCCGGGCCCTCACGGGGATCAGCGGGGTCGTGCTGCTCATTGCCGCGCTGCTGTACTTCTGGGTGCTGCTGCGCACGCTGCTCTCGCCCCGGATGGACGACCCGGAGGCGACCGCCATACCCACCAGTGACGCCATCAGTCCATCCAGTCCCACCCTGGCGGGGGCGAGCGCCCTGGTGCGGCGCACCGAGCCGCTCCTGGCCCTCGCTGGGGCGGCCCTGCTGCTGACCCTGCTGGTCTACCTGCCCGTGATCGGCCCCATGATCGCCGCGTATCAGGCTGTGCCGGGCCACAGGCTGTGGTGA
- a CDS encoding c-type cytochrome, translated as MSGHTDQRYSVSEIASVLGFLVVGVVLGVGAYRAGGRLAGTGSVATVSAAPAGITPDGVALYAANCAGCHGPHAQGGVGPGLRAAAAWNSAQFAHAVLNGRAPERTLGTVMPRFATTGMDGQPPTDAQVAALHAFLKTLP; from the coding sequence ATGTCAGGCCACACAGACCAGCGTTACAGTGTCAGCGAGATCGCCAGCGTGCTCGGGTTCCTCGTGGTCGGCGTCGTCCTGGGCGTCGGGGCGTACCGGGCAGGCGGACGTCTGGCGGGCACCGGCAGCGTGGCCACCGTCAGCGCCGCACCGGCCGGGATCACCCCGGACGGCGTGGCCCTGTATGCGGCCAACTGCGCCGGTTGCCACGGCCCGCATGCACAGGGTGGGGTCGGCCCCGGCCTGCGCGCAGCGGCCGCCTGGAACAGCGCACAGTTCGCCCACGCCGTGCTGAACGGTCGGGCCCCGGAGCGCACCCTGGGCACCGTCATGCCGCGCTTTGCCACCACCGGGATGGACGGCCAGCCACCGACCGACGCACAGGTCGCGGCCCTCCATGCCTTCCTGAAGACGCTGCCCTGA
- a CDS encoding polymer-forming cytoskeletal protein: protein MGVEHRDNLSGPGDDARQTRARLDLLHREADGDLNAQEREALLALPDQARLERQRLALAHATTLLRDLPPPHLPTALARTVSAEIALSATLTSAPLPAPARPVAATVAADIALAARMTPPPPPRSVAAAAVADIRAAAVIGTLSRPVLPGSVAAAVASDVAWAVRLERPPVSVPSVAASVIARVQADPDLSARPDPGAAALAGSGVPRRWSTPLRPRHNPAPLALVIALMAGLTLLAVTTAWPNLAAGALVMQTLIAQVSPLAGLGLALLLLTSILVTWRPWPSMQWAGAGAFAVSAVLTLPALGDVMARGDVRFGQDVTVSGPVEGNIITVGGNITLRPDARVNGEVVTLLGDVHRTPGAQVSGHVSALLGHVPGDPGALQTAPPDGIGMATAAAFRPVLGWLGSAAWPQVFITLTGGALLLLFVANLAPLLARRQRHAPVRTLALGVLVLAALLLPAGLLAVVGLLGPALIACALATVLIAIGLSVSAYDAGRTVAHRLHLPVPDAVGALLGLSVVAATLGSPPLALSVALVGGTWGAGTLLLTRGQGRVTGAA, encoded by the coding sequence ATGGGCGTGGAGCATCGAGACAACCTGAGCGGGCCGGGCGACGACGCCCGCCAGACCCGGGCCCGCCTGGATCTGCTGCACCGTGAGGCCGACGGTGACCTGAACGCCCAGGAGCGCGAGGCGTTGCTGGCCCTGCCGGATCAGGCGCGCCTGGAGCGCCAGCGCCTGGCCCTGGCCCACGCGACGACCCTGCTGCGCGACCTGCCGCCGCCCCACCTTCCCACGGCGCTGGCCCGCACCGTCAGTGCCGAGATCGCCCTGTCCGCCACCCTGACGTCGGCCCCACTCCCGGCACCGGCGCGCCCCGTGGCGGCCACGGTCGCCGCCGACATCGCCCTGGCGGCCCGGATGACGCCGCCTCCCCCGCCCCGCTCGGTGGCCGCCGCTGCCGTGGCGGACATCCGGGCTGCCGCCGTGATCGGCACGCTGTCCAGGCCGGTGCTCCCCGGCAGCGTGGCCGCCGCCGTCGCGTCCGATGTGGCGTGGGCCGTGCGGCTGGAGCGGCCTCCGGTGTCCGTGCCGTCCGTGGCGGCCAGCGTGATCGCCCGCGTGCAGGCCGACCCTGACCTGTCCGCGCGCCCGGATCCGGGCGCGGCAGCCCTGGCCGGCTCCGGCGTCCCCCGGCGCTGGTCGACGCCGCTGCGCCCCCGGCACAATCCCGCTCCACTGGCGCTGGTGATCGCCCTGATGGCCGGGCTGACCCTGCTGGCCGTCACGACCGCGTGGCCGAATCTGGCGGCCGGCGCGCTGGTCATGCAGACCCTGATCGCGCAGGTCTCTCCCCTGGCGGGCCTGGGGCTGGCCCTGCTGCTGCTGACCTCCATCCTGGTGACGTGGCGGCCCTGGCCGTCCATGCAGTGGGCCGGTGCGGGGGCGTTCGCCGTGAGCGCCGTGCTCACCCTGCCTGCGCTGGGCGACGTCATGGCGCGTGGCGACGTGCGCTTCGGGCAGGATGTGACCGTCAGCGGCCCGGTCGAGGGCAACATCATCACCGTGGGCGGCAACATCACCCTGCGGCCGGATGCCCGCGTGAACGGCGAGGTCGTGACGCTGCTGGGCGATGTCCACCGCACGCCCGGTGCCCAGGTCAGCGGGCACGTGAGCGCCCTGCTGGGCCACGTCCCCGGTGATCCGGGTGCCCTGCAGACCGCGCCGCCCGACGGCATCGGCATGGCGACCGCCGCCGCCTTCCGGCCAGTGCTGGGCTGGCTGGGCAGCGCCGCGTGGCCACAGGTGTTCATCACCCTGACCGGTGGAGCCCTGCTGCTGCTGTTCGTGGCGAATCTGGCTCCCCTGCTCGCCCGGCGGCAACGGCACGCCCCGGTGCGCACCCTGGCCCTGGGGGTGCTGGTGCTCGCCGCCCTGCTGCTGCCGGCAGGCCTGCTGGCCGTGGTGGGCCTGCTGGGGCCGGCGCTGATCGCGTGTGCCCTGGCCACGGTCCTGATCGCCATCGGCCTGAGCGTCAGTGCCTACGACGCCGGACGCACCGTGGCCCACCGACTGCACCTGCCCGTCCCGGACGCCGTCGGCGCCCTGCTGGGCCTGAGCGTCGTGGCGGCCACCCTGGGCTCGCCCCCCCTGGCCCTGAGTGTCGCGCTGGTCGGCGGCACGTGGGGCGCGGGTACGCTGCTGCTCACGCGTGGGCAGGGGCGGGTGACCGGGGCCGCCTAA